The DNA segment GACCTTTTTCGGAAACCCTTAaaaatgctgggttaaaaaCCCGACAAACCAAagtagtaaaaaaatatatatacataatacataaataatttgaagcttcattttaccATCTCTACTTATTTAGAAGTGTTTCAGCATTTAATTTTGCAAAATTACAAATGAACGACAACGAGTATGTTCTCTCTAAAACGTTGAACCCAAAATCTAGTGTAAATAAAGTTTTATCTCAGGAACGATGCGCAAATCTTTTCTGACGTCAAATAAGATACCCGCAGCCCTAGCTTGCTGTTTCGGAGGAGATTCTTTAATAATAGTATATATAAATAAGTGCAAACGCTGTAATGGACCGCATTAAAGTGGCGGGCACACACACGGAGGCAGGATTTAATTTGCATGCCAGATTAGCTTGCTCTCAGGTCGGGCCGGTGCCCGAGGGCAGCCTGTTCATTAATAGCATCTAGTCTCTTTATATGCATTAAGTCAATTGAGCCCATACATAAACTGATTTCAGCAACGCTGTGTAAATGTTGAACTGCGCTCCCTTAAGTGCACCGCCGGTGTTATTTGTCGTGGTGGAGGAGCTCGTCCAAGCACCCCATAAATAAACACGATATGATACGACGGGGGAGGGTTGTGTCTTTGTTTCTAATATTTATAAAACCCGAGTGGCTGCTTCACTGTAAAGACGCCATTTTGCTcaggccatcttttttttttttcccctaaaccTCCCTGTCAGTGCTCCATTTTGCGACGAGTCGATGGGTACAGTTATACGGTTAGCAAAAACAACGCAAAGATCTCAGCATGCAAGTTGATTTCAAGCCTTAAAAGTGTTCTATCGTGATTTGAGTGTACATCACCTTTTGTGAAGGCTTTCCAAAACACACAATTGAAGGAAAATTCAATCCCCGGTGGAGGATTTGGACACTTATGTAATCCCCCAATTATATTTTGCTCTCTCGTGAAAGCTCAGTGGCCTCCCTTGTGTTTATATGACTCGCAAATATCTAACGCTGAACTGTGTTGCACACCAGTGCGGCGGCCTCGTGACTGCAGAAGAGGTTCTTTTACTTTCTGCCCGACTGCATACGGCATAatggggggttggggggcttAACAAAGTCTTGACAAAGCCCCCGGTGGCCTGCTGAGGAGACCGGGGTGCATCTGCGGAAACTCATTTTCAAGAGCACTCGGCATGCTTTTAAAGCTGTCTAATGGAAGCGCCCTGAAGCTTCCACCAAACTGAACTAAATTTGGTAAGCAGAAGTTAGGAACAGGAACTTCAATAAATGCACGGAGCGTTGGTTAGCACAGCACCAGTCTGAGGTGACGAGGTTAATGACGTACCTAAGTTGACATTGCTGGATTTTTGTTTAAGTCACACTCCAATTTAATAATAAATGGGGATCAGGTAGACCACacctcccccaaaaaaaaaaaactgacggcTCAGATATTAGTATTCTCCATCTAGGGGCCAATCAACAACATCTATTGATCATCCTTCAGCTCGGGGAAGGTGATTTAGGGACACAGTTTGCAATACAACTTTTATACAGATTCAATTACCATCAGCTAGCTTGTGAACAATGACGCTAACTATGGACCACCCTGGCCATAAATTTTCTACTTGGCTTGACTTAGATTTCCCTATTACGTACTTGTGGGAGCTCCTGCAAAACAGCCACGCCATGGAATAccgtttcttcttttttttatatcaagAAATAGCTGAAGTAGAGCAGTTTAAGCTGTGggaaagagagaagagaaatCTGGTTTGTTCCTTGGAGGTCTTTTCCTCTGAGTTAGGTCATTCTAGCATCACCACGTACCCGAGGCTTTCACCATAGATTGTTGAATGAATTTGGGTTGAAGGTAAAACGTCTCCAAGAAGAAGTCCAACTGACTTCTATTCTGCCGCACCACCTCAGATGGAAGAGGACCTAGACGGATGGTGCAGAAAGATGTAACGCACAGCCAACAGACGCCCATATCTCAAGTCCCGATGATCCACTCGGGTCTTACCTGCTGTCCGTTGTTGGTGAAGGGCTTTCAGGGGCTCGAAGCTGTGGACGGCGGTTGATCCGCTGAGGATATCAGCCGGCTGTTGAGGGAAGGCCACCGCATGAGCAGATGAGAGCAGGATTTTGCACTTCCACTTGGAATCTCCTCAAATCCAGAGGTGAGCAAGACCACTCTGATTCAGGAAGCTCTTTCCCAGGAAGATCTTTAGCCGCTGCTACAATTCCATATAGGAAACTTTGTTAGAAAGCATGATGGGAAAGGTCGCAACCTCCCACCCGTGCGCTAAAGTCGCTCGCTTAATGAAGTAACCACAAATTGGGCCGAGAACTAATTTGGACTGGCGTCTCCTGGACCTTCTTGGCCTGTGGAGATGTGTTTCATTTTGTCTTATCAGCGACTCCGTCGTGTGGATTTCCGCACGGTCGCCTCCGTCTCCCTCGAGCGCCCCGTTAATGGAAACTTTGTTAATGTCATTAAGGCTCAGGTGGAAAGCCATTGTGTTGTCTTTTGTGCTTTTGGAGCTCAACGTTTCTTGGAGGTGCAGTGCGAAATGCCAAATACTGCTTTTAGAGTTTGTTGATTGCCGCACAGTAAATTTTAAAAGGAGGAGCTACAATTAAAAAGAAAGCTTTGAGTGGGCTTATCTTGAAAGTGGGTGATGAAAGCATTACAAGTACTGTGATTATGGTTCATCGGTGCCCTCTGCTGGTAGCAGGACAACAATTCAAGTCGATTCCCAGTATTTAGTATGATTTGGTACAAAAACAAAGGTGGTTGAGTGTGTAGAATTTCTTTTAGTTTCTAATGCTATGATGAAGGTAAtcaggatctttttttttctacccaaCAAGAAGTGCagaattaaaagaaaattgtTTATCAAGAACATATGTGTATTAGTGCCTGTTACGTTTTGGAAACAggaagatttttttccccccaacacATAAAAGCTCATTGAATGGATTCATCCAATTAGCCTATGTGTAAAAAGGACTTATTCTTATATTGCATTCTTGATATGATGTGTGTATTGAATATTTCTAAGCATTTCTAAGAATTCTAAGTATTTCAGTGGTTGTCAATTATATCATgattgtatttattgtttttatttttttcaaacacgCTGGATAATGACAAAATCTAATTTTAAATAGTatacatacaaatatatatacaatatacatacaaaacaTTTTGCTCATCAAAATTCTCTGAACACAAACCACTGGTTGTCAAGTGTGTGTCTTTCGACAATGAAAAATTGGAAGGAAGTCATTTGTTTAAAGGCACAAAAAGGTGAAATCGTGGTGAAATCGACTTTTACACGTTAACCAAACGATCCAATCAAATTAGTTCGTTTACAACAGTTTTTACACTTTTGGTGCCTTCAAATGTCAAAAAATGTGGACAATTTTGTGGATGTGGTTTTATACCTGAATATTGACATAAGGGCCAGAGTGCACAACGAGCGAAAGGCTCCCAGATGGCGGAGGGATGTCCACAAGCACGTTGCGCTTGCGTAGAAGCTCCAGGCTGGACTCGGTTACATGGCGGCAGTGTTTCACCTTCAAGGACTGCAGCTTGGGGCAATATTCAGCAACTGTCCTGCGAGGGGCAGTTACTTTCAGATTACGCTGGCGGAAAATATTGTGGGGCAACCAGTCAAgctatgaaataaataataaaaaaaatacctgaTTGCATGGTCCCTAACCCGCAGGCAGCAACTCAGATCCAGATGCTCGAGACCCCTGCAGTTTTTGGCGACCTCCTCCACTGCCTCACCTGTGATACTTTCATTGACAGCCAAAGACAGAAAGGCTAACCGCACACACTTCTTGGCCAGGTAGCAGATGGAGTCATCCTTCAGCCGGCTGCAGCCGCTGAGGTCGAGCGAGCGCAACTCCCCGAAGTGGTCGGCCAGGCTGCGCAGGGACGGGCCATCCACGAATTCGCAGCGGGCCACAGCGAGGTGCCGTAGGTGTAAGCAAGTCAAAGACAAGGCCCCCAGTGAGTGGCGGGTAAGGCCCACGCAGTCGCTCAAGCCCACTGTCAGCAGACGCCGGTTCCGGCTGATCACGGGGAGCAGCTCTTCGTCCGTCAGCCAGGAGGAGCAGCTCTCAAGTGACAGCTTGAGGAGACCGCTGTTGTCCTTCACCAGAGAGCAAAAGGCCTCCTTTGGAACGCAAGGTCCAACCTGTGCAAAAATAATGGGTTCAgtttgtaaaataatatttaataaagaatggcttattattattcttgtttgccttgtctgtttgtttttatgtcatcGACAAAAACGTTTGTTTAGCCCTGTTGGACCGTCACATGAGAAAGAGGGGAAAAATATGACTACTTACTAGCTCAAGACTCGTGCTTTTGGCAAAGAAGAGTCGAATGAGCGTGTGGAATTCCTTGCTCACTCTTTGCAAGGCCACAAGCTGTCTCAAAGGTAAATAGGATAAAATATGTGCAACCAGTACGTCCTCCCATGGTAACGTCAAAAGGCGACACCTGCTGGAGACAAAGTTACTTGTTGTAGCTGACCATTGAATTACAGAAAAATAGAACTAATACTGCTCAATACAGTTaaacgaaaacaaatacttCATTACAGGTACATGTACTTTGATACAGTGGTGAAGTTAGGTTTGCTtgaacatttattttgttttcaactttttttttttagccaggtGTCTTCAATTATGTCGTACTTTCGCCGTCTACAAAATTACGCTCGTTGCTTCGACGTAAACGATAAAGACGTGTGTCAAATTGACGCACTAAAATGCTCGGAAAAGTGCAAAATAATTTATTCTCTTACGTTGTGTTTTCTACCTCGTCTTCCATTCCAAACAGaatttgatcttttaaatcacGGAACACGGACGAACCTCTTCACCGTTTCCGCCAGTTTCTTCTTCGGTTGTTAGCGTATTAGCGCCACCTGCAGTTCGGGCCCCACCATTACCACGGTCTTAAGGAGCCCATTCGTTTTTCACTTGTCTCACTCTTTgacagttcttttttttgtttgtttttaactattccacgttttccattgaAACAGCTCAAACATATTTTgataaataaattttaaaaaaggtcCAATTTATTTCTTGTACGCTATTCCTATCAACAGCAGACAcgggaaaacattttttatatattttattctatattatcattattatgttCCCACAACTTTATATAGTAGAAAAACCGCAAGTGACTTTAAAACTATAGACCTGGTTGAAGGATGCATGCTTCCACTAAATCATATACCTGCGTTTTTAGTACAATGACTTTTCGACCTCATTAatcaaacaaaattttacttcaaACTACTTAGCACTCGCATGTCAAAGAGCAGGATAGTGTTAATGCTTAATGCACTTAAAGCCCTACTCACTAGCCGACTTTTCACCCTATGTAAGCAGCCTTAAAACAGCAACGCAAATTGCACCCACATTATTGGCCGTTACATGGACCCACCTGTTAGTTTGTAAAAGCATTAGTAGAAGACACTTTACACTGTCACTTCCCCTCAAGCCTTTAAACAGACAAATGGGCAGAGAAAACAACAACTACAACAATATTTACTCTCCTGGCGGTTACCTGACTCCAGTTGTCGCCGGTGCACACAGCAAAACAGTTCTCATTCTTCTAAACATTTATCAAGTTCCATCCAATGTTTGACAGGAAAATAATCCCTGCGAGCAGATGTCACTTTGAGGACACGGTGTGGGGTATCTGTTGAAgaagaaaaggggaaaaaaaaaaaaaaacattgcacgtTGAACTTAAACCTTCACAGCCAGCAGAATATACATACAAATATGTCTTAATAGAAGCAATTTAAACAGAAATGGATTCCGTCATAAAGAACAAAACACACTTTTATGAGGTATATTGGCAATATGGGAAACATTCCTTTATGAGGATGACAATGATTGGTATTGTGTGACTTTTTAATGTTATACCGAATGGATCTAAAAAGTCCTCACACACCCGTGTGTGCAAATGCCACATTTTTGTGGTTTAAGAAAAAACCCTAATTGTTATCATTTAAACGTCGGCCATCAACATTTCAACGCTGACCAAATTGCAGCCAGCTGCCCAATTGGCTTCCTCTCCGACTAAGAGCCAAAGACTCCCTACCGAGGACACGCAAGCTGAGAGGAAGAACCGTGTCATCGAGACATCAGTGAGCTGCAGGGGATCTGCTTGTAAACGAGGTTTTCCCTCTTTGTCATCTGTCCCGTCTCTTCAAAACTGGACACATGACAAGTTACAATGTATTTCCCAAAAGCTGTTTGGAAAAATGTTTGGCCAAAGGAGGTTTTCTCAAAGATACTTAGCATTAGCTAGCCGTACCATTGACAAGTAAAACTTTTTATCATGTCACAAAGAATACCTCCACATTAAATTTGTATTTGCAAATATAATGCTTGATATTTATTGATCTGGAATGACGCGAGGCCTTTGTGATTGCAAGGCTCAAAGGTCGATTAATTCCAATGAATAGAGGCAGTTCGAATGTGGGGTGTCGACGGAGCTTGGTGTGAAAATGTGACCATTTGGCCTCAAGAGTGTCAGCGACCAAACACCTATATAACAGAGCGCAATCACACCCAAGGCATTTGCTGAAAGCCCGGCCGTCACGCAAACTGGAGCAGAagcaaaaagggaaaaaaaaataatcaaagaagagcagtggggagaagtGCTGCAGCTACTTTGGCTCAGTTGAAGAGCACATGATGCTTGGAGTGGACGTGTACCCCGGTTTAGCTTTGGGCCCTCAGAGGATTGGAGACCGCTTCTATAGAGGTGAGAGGCTCATTCAAACCCACATGACTCGGTTTTGTGTCTTGAGTACTTCTTCATCTTCAAATCAATTTTAAATTGCGCCAGTAGAGGGAGCCAGAATAGAGTTATGTGCTCCCTCTTTCACATTCCAGTTGGGCTCATTCCCAACGTTTCTCCACATTTCTCAAAGATCGGGAGCCCGCCGCCCACATGGCGCTGTTCCCGTCGACGTGTGACCGGGTGTCCAAACCCCCGCCGCCCGCGAGGCTTTTGGCGCCCCCGCCTGTCCTCCACGGCGAGCCGACGGCCCAAGCGCAAAAAGACGACGTGAAGATGGACCTGGAGAACTCGTCCCTTTGGAAGCAGTTCAGCTCAGTGGGAACAGAGATGATCATCACCAAAAAGGGAAGGTGAGTCAGTGACATCATTGAATGGTATCTGAACTTCGACCTAACCTCCATCTTCCCTTCCCTTCACCCAAGACGAATGTTTCCGGGTATGAAGTTGAAGGTGTCGGGCCTGAACCCATCTCTACGCTACATCCTCCTCCTGGACATCATCCCAATGGACAACTCCCGCTATCGCTTCCAAGGAGGTGGATGGCAGGCGGTGGGCGGGGCTGAAGACAGGCTGCCGGACCGCGTCTTCATCCACCCGGATTCCCCCGCCACTGGAGCTCACTGGCAGAGCCGCACCGTTTCCTTTCACTATGCCAAGCTCACCAACAACACACTGGACACGCATGGGCATGTAAGTAGAGCACACGGGAATTTTCTTATCTCAGACactatgcagtttttttttaatgctatgaAACATGATCTGACCGTCTTTCCAGATCATCCTCCACTCACTTCATCGCTACCAGCCAAGAGTGCACGTGATCGAGGCCCGGGACATGCTGAGTTGGGGCGGAGGGCAGCACTCCTTTGTCTTCCCCGAGACCCAGTTTATCACAGTCACTGCCTACCAGAACAGCAAGGTACGTTCTCACCATGTAGTCGGCGCTAACCTTTATTGCTAACTGTTGTTTTCGTCTtcatatttttttgggggggggaattgCAGATTACAGAGTTGAAGATCAGCTCCAACCCTTTTGCCAAAGGATTCCGGGAGGAAGGCATGAATAGCAAAAAGTAATTCACAATAAAGACACGCTTGTTTCTTGTCCGCACACATGTTCTGTTTCAAattcttgtcattttttttttccccagacaaAGAGATGCGAGACAGAAGCGGAAATTAGCAGACATGTCGGAAAGTGTGCCGATAGGTCAGTTGGCAGACTCAAACCTTTTGGGTCCAGGGACCCCTTTGACACCTACTGGTGTATATCAAGCATGCCTCATAACCTCCACAGGGAACTGCGATCCATGTGACTCCACTCAGCACCATCCCAACATAACCGGAGCAGACCTGCAGGCCCTCGCGTTGGCCTCTCTGCCCGCCGACCCCTCGTGTAGGTTCCAGGACACCCTCGTCCCGGAACAGCCTCTGGACCTCGACGAGGCCTTCATGACCTCCCAGATTCCAGACATAAGCGAGGTCACAAATACTATAATTGAAAGGTAAGTACAAGCAGCAAATATTAGGATTGAAGTTGCATGAGTATGTAATGGGTCATGTCTGCTCCCCTCGCAGTTCTGACTCCCTGAGTGAGGCAGCCTTCACCACATCCTTCCAGGCAACCCAGACCAGCTCACCCTCTTTTGTTCCTCTCCCTCAGCCCTCCCCCTTCCCGTCCGACCCATCCGAACCTCCCGGTGACTACCCCGCCgtcctctcctcctcccccacccttTCCTCCACCACCTCGCCGTCTTTGCAGCAGACAGCCTTCACCTTCCCCACCCCAccgtcatcctcctcttcacCCTCCTATCAAGCCAACCCGGAGCTCGACACCTCTTTTCCTCCGTGTCAATCTCAGGAGCAAATGTCCCTTCTCATGCAACAAGATGACAACATTTCCACCGGCCGCAATTCACCCGCTAAGCAAACTTCGGAAGCCTTCATTTATCCGACTAATCTCACTTCAATTCCTGAGCCCCAGCCCGCTCTGGGTGCCCCCCCGGCACCCTTTGCTTTCCCAGCCCCCATGCAGAACCTGTCCTTCCCAAGTCAGGCTCTTCACCTCTCCAATCTGGCCCAGCAAAATCAAGCCGCGAGTTTTTCCGCCACCTTCCCCCACCACTCATCTTCCTCCCTGCCTTTCCAAACCTCCTCTTGCTTCCCCTCCACGCCTCACCCTCAAAACCTAAACAACATGGCCCCCTCGTACCCCTCGGTGGAGCTGGGTGGAATCCCCCAGTTCTCCCCTGCCGGCCCCTACCGCTCGGACGTGATGCTGCACCACCCCTCCCTGCTCCAGCAGCGGGAGCCACCCCTCCCCATCCCTCCCGCTACCCCAAGCATCTACCCACCCTTTACCTCCTACCCGCTCCGGCTCCACCAAGACCCTCACCCATCTCTCAGCATCCCTCTCCGACCACTATATAGACATCAGCATCCCCACACCCAAGGGTCCTTCTTGGATGTGAACACCGGGGCTGTGTTCTAAaacaaaaaggacattttgaTGGTGAATTGTTTTTGGCTTGATGGCTCTTTTCggcataataataatgtaatagATTTGATGCATTGTGATGTAGAAAAATGATTTGTAAATAGTACTTTGGATGAAATAGCCATTGCAGAACATGGAATTAAAAATATGAGTCGTATCTTCTTTTTTGGTATGACTGCACAGTAAAAAGGTACATTAcattagctagctagcaagctaacaATACAGATGGGTTACATGAATAGATAGATGCATTGACTCGTCAATATTTTAGACCACTAGAATAAGAAATACCAAACTGCCATTGCAGCGTCTATGATGCGATGCTCCTTAATGCATCGTAACAAGCTGCAACtgtgatgttaaaaaaaaaaaaaaaaatcaacagaatGATACTTGAAGTCATGCCCGCCCCCGTCGCGCTCCAGAAAATTGAGTAAGTCCCTTCACAGACATGACGAGGCTGCAATGTTAATCATTTCCTCTGAAGACATTCCAAGTGACACCCTCTCAATATATAACTCAACCTAAATTCCGTGTGTTGACAATTAACCCTAAATTTGTGGTCCTCAAACgtttagagaaaaaaacaaatgcaaggtTCATGCTGACCTACTTTTGCAgcattggtaaaaaaaaaaaaaatattcaatggtTACGTGAACACTTGTTGATCTAAAAGATATATTTGCTTCTAAAATTGATATTTGTTAtacatgaataataataataagcacaTTACCCGAGGGTCTGCGTTTTGGTCAATGCCAAGGGTCAACTTGTTGTTTGCTCTAATTTTCACTGTCACTCATTAACCAGTAGGCGGGGGGAAAGATTACTTTTTTGGGTCAGATTCGCttggaaaatgtaaaaaatctCCGGTGTCTAAGCTGAGATGAACTTGAGGTAAGGCggaggtaatttttttttttttgccagaccAGTTTTGACAGGACCGGTTTTGACAAGTTGCATACTTGTTGGAACACCTAACACGGAATCCATCAGTAAACTCCACACGGGGAAGATGATGTGCACTCGCCTGCTCTCCTCGCGCCTCTACCTGCTCTCCACCAGACTCAAGTCCACCGCCTCCCCGAGGATGGTGCAGGCCGCCGTGGCTGCGGATAAACCGCCGAGACCCCTGGCCGTCTCTTTAGCCTTCGAGGATCCCAGCGCGTTTCAGGTGAAAAGCCTGAGAGAGTTGTTCCGTGCCTTGGTTGTTTTCCGATTCTGCTCCTTCCCAATGCTGGTCAACAACTGCAACAAGGTGAGACGCAATTGTTATTTTTGTACTCAATTGATTTTTAAGTTGTAGGAAatatgtggttgcacaagtgtgcacaccctcttatacTGTTCCAATTCTCCTAACCTAAATATAAGCCACCTAATATCAGATTCACTTTCAAAACTGTCAGGAGAGGATAACCTGTTTTTTGCAGCTGATGTCAACGGCCCGCAGCATTCTGGGAAGGCGCGTGTTCGCCACGCTGATGAGATCCACAGTATacgctcagtttgtggccggcGAGAACGAGAAGGAGATTTCCGAGTCCATGGAGAAGATGAGCACACTGGGACTGAGGCCCATGCTGGCGGTTCCCATCGAGGAGGACCTGGGAGGGAGCACGGGGTTAGGcgcacttttattattattatttttagctATTAAGAACCGACACCTATGATTCTCAACCACTTTGCGCGTGTCATCTAGAGAGAAGAGATATAACGAGAATATGGATGCCATGTTGGAATGCGTACGAATGTCACACAGCAACGCTTGGAGCAAAGATCCCATGATGCAACTGAAGGTCACGGCCCTTCTCAGTCCTGAGCTATGTGTAAGTGATAAGTTCCTTGGCTCAATTAAAGGAGGACATCTGTCAATGAACTCTACAGTAATGCTCATTAAAGGGAGGATGTGATTCATTGTGTGCATCAAGGTCAAACTCACCAAGATTATTTCGAAACAAGCATACGACTTGGACCTTCTTGTCAGGGCCATGGATGGCGAGGAGGTGAAATTCCACGGTTTGGAGGAAAACGAGGCGGCGCACTTCCGTTGCAGCTTGAGGAGACTCAACAAGATAGGCGAGGTACCAACCACGTTCTGTGTGTGGTCCTTGAAGAACATTCAATCAAAATGTGTGTCCTTCAGGCTAGCGTGAACAAAGTGCGGGTGCTGGTCGATGCCGAGTACACCTACATGAACCCCGCCCTGTCTCTTGTTTCCATGGCAATGATGAAGAAGTTCAACAAAGACAGTGCCTGGATCTGGTACACATTCCAGTGTTACCTGAAGGTTAAATCAAAACTCAGGATTACTTTATGTGGCCTTCAAAAGTAAGTGGTTTGTATGGAAATATTGACTCTCAGGAGACAAGGACACACCTCCTGGAGGCCATCAATCAGTCCCAGGAAGGAGGTTTCTGTTTGGGGGTCAAGCTGGTGCGAGGAGCCtacatggacaaagagaggaaGCTGGCGGCAAAGGAAGGTCGCCCGGATCCGGTTCAAGACACCTGGGAGGACACAAATGACAAGTTAGgacattttttcccctttgtgaGGGAGCTGAAATTTGGTTGGAATACAAAAATAGAATTCAAAATATTGATGATTTCATCTTTTATAGTTATAACAGCTTACTGGAGGTTCTGCTAAGACTCATTGCCGAGGAGCCAACACGCTACAGGATCATCGTCGCCACGCACAACGAAGAGTCCGTGAGGCGGGCAGCCAAATGgtgagtttttttaaaaaaaaatttaacacTAACTTCACTTGATAACTTTCTCACTCAATTCTTCACCATCAGTGTTGAGGAACTAGGCATAGACAAATCAAGAGGCAGCGTGTGTTTCGGGCAGCTACTGGGGATGTGTGATCACGTTTCCCTCACGTTAGGTGAGTCAGCGCCATCAAAACCGTCCCCTTGTGGTTGTCATAGCAACTTAATCCCTCTTCTCCTCCATAGCCAAGGAGGGTTACGCCGTGTACAAGTCGGTCCCGTACGG comes from the Syngnathus typhle isolate RoL2023-S1 ecotype Sweden linkage group LG18, RoL_Styp_1.0, whole genome shotgun sequence genome and includes:
- the fbxl15 gene encoding F-box/LRR-repeat protein 15 isoform X1; translation: MFRRMRTVLLCAPATTGVSRCRLLTLPWEDVLVAHILSYLPLRQLVALQRVSKEFHTLIRLFFAKSTSLELVGPCVPKEAFCSLVKDNSGLLKLSLESCSSWLTDEELLPVISRNRRLLTVGLSDCVGLTRHSLGALSLTCLHLRHLAVARCEFVDGPSLRSLADHFGELRSLDLSGCSRLKDDSICYLAKKCVRLAFLSLAVNESITGEAVEEVAKNCRGLEHLDLSCCLRVRDHAIRTVAEYCPKLQSLKVKHCRHVTESSLELLRKRNVLVDIPPPSGSLSLVVHSGPYVNIQQRLKIFLGKSFLNQSGLAHLWI
- the fbxl15 gene encoding F-box/LRR-repeat protein 15 isoform X4, with amino-acid sequence MEDEVENTTCRLLTLPWEDVLVAHILSYLPLRQLVALQRVSKEFHTLIRLFFAKSTSLELVGPCVPKEAFCSLVKDNSGLLKLSLESCSSWLTDEELLPVISRNRRLLTVGLSDCVGLTRHSLGALSLTCLHLRHLAVARCEFVDGPSLRSLADHFGELRSLDLSGCSRLKDDSICYLAKKCVRLAFLSLAVNESITGEAVEEVAKNCRGLEHLDLSCCLRVRDHAIRTVAEYCPKLQSLKVKHCRHVTESSLELLRKRNVLVDIPPPSGSLSLVVHSGPYVNIQQRLKIFLGKSFLNQSGLAHLWI
- the fbxl15 gene encoding F-box/LRR-repeat protein 15 isoform X3, which translates into the protein MEDEVENTTRCRLLTLPWEDVLVAHILSYLPLRQLVALQRVSKEFHTLIRLFFAKSTSLELVGPCVPKEAFCSLVKDNSGLLKLSLESCSSWLTDEELLPVISRNRRLLTVGLSDCVGLTRHSLGALSLTCLHLRHLAVARCEFVDGPSLRSLADHFGELRSLDLSGCSRLKDDSICYLAKKCVRLAFLSLAVNESITGEAVEEVAKNCRGLEHLDLSCCLRVRDHAIRTVAEYCPKLQSLKVKHCRHVTESSLELLRKRNVLVDIPPPSGSLSLVVHSGPYVNIQQRLKIFLGKSFLNQSGLAHLWI
- the fbxl15 gene encoding F-box/LRR-repeat protein 15 isoform X2; this translates as MFRRMRTVLLCAPATTGVRCRLLTLPWEDVLVAHILSYLPLRQLVALQRVSKEFHTLIRLFFAKSTSLELVGPCVPKEAFCSLVKDNSGLLKLSLESCSSWLTDEELLPVISRNRRLLTVGLSDCVGLTRHSLGALSLTCLHLRHLAVARCEFVDGPSLRSLADHFGELRSLDLSGCSRLKDDSICYLAKKCVRLAFLSLAVNESITGEAVEEVAKNCRGLEHLDLSCCLRVRDHAIRTVAEYCPKLQSLKVKHCRHVTESSLELLRKRNVLVDIPPPSGSLSLVVHSGPYVNIQQRLKIFLGKSFLNQSGLAHLWI
- the tbx6 gene encoding T-box transcription factor TBX6, with product MLGVDVYPGLALGPQRIGDRFYRDREPAAHMALFPSTCDRVSKPPPPARLLAPPPVLHGEPTAQAQKDDVKMDLENSSLWKQFSSVGTEMIITKKGRRMFPGMKLKVSGLNPSLRYILLLDIIPMDNSRYRFQGGGWQAVGGAEDRLPDRVFIHPDSPATGAHWQSRTVSFHYAKLTNNTLDTHGHIILHSLHRYQPRVHVIEARDMLSWGGGQHSFVFPETQFITVTAYQNSKITELKISSNPFAKGFREEGMNSKKQRDARQKRKLADMSESVPIGNCDPCDSTQHHPNITGADLQALALASLPADPSCRFQDTLVPEQPLDLDEAFMTSQIPDISEVTNTIIESSDSLSEAAFTTSFQATQTSSPSFVPLPQPSPFPSDPSEPPGDYPAVLSSSPTLSSTTSPSLQQTAFTFPTPPSSSSSPSYQANPELDTSFPPCQSQEQMSLLMQQDDNISTGRNSPAKQTSEAFIYPTNLTSIPEPQPALGAPPAPFAFPAPMQNLSFPSQALHLSNLAQQNQAASFSATFPHHSSSSLPFQTSSCFPSTPHPQNLNNMAPSYPSVELGGIPQFSPAGPYRSDVMLHHPSLLQQREPPLPIPPATPSIYPPFTSYPLRLHQDPHPSLSIPLRPLYRHQHPHTQGSFLDVNTGAVF
- the prodh2 gene encoding hydroxyproline dehydrogenase, which gives rise to MMCTRLLSSRLYLLSTRLKSTASPRMVQAAVAADKPPRPLAVSLAFEDPSAFQVKSLRELFRALVVFRFCSFPMLVNNCNKLMSTARSILGRRVFATLMRSTVYAQFVAGENEKEISESMEKMSTLGLRPMLAVPIEEDLGGSTGEKRYNENMDAMLECVRMSHSNAWSKDPMMQLKVTALLSPELCVKLTKIISKQAYDLDLLVRAMDGEEVKFHGLEENEAAHFRCSLRRLNKIGEASVNKVRVLVDAEYTYMNPALSLVSMAMMKKFNKDSAWIWYTFQCYLKETRTHLLEAINQSQEGGFCLGVKLVRGAYMDKERKLAAKEGRPDPVQDTWEDTNDNYNSLLEVLLRLIAEEPTRYRIIVATHNEESVRRAAKCVEELGIDKSRGSVCFGQLLGMCDHVSLTLAKEGYAVYKSVPYGSVDDTLPYLVRRAQENQTVLKGIRKERDLLRQELRRRLNLGAR